One Ostrea edulis chromosome 2, xbOstEdul1.1, whole genome shotgun sequence genomic region harbors:
- the LOC125679958 gene encoding ATP-dependent DNA helicase RecQ-like isoform X1 encodes MAAPTIENIVEELLPDFGVNALKPEQKEIISNITKKKDCIAVLPTGFGKSLPFQVYAAAQKRTSREAGHVLVCSPLIGLMKDQTKKLSRISYLSVGYKEYWADIYFIKRHFAQWLQASDSWQCVNESMLPDNCRENAS; translated from the exons ATGGCGGCGCCTACAATCGAAAACATTGTCGAAGAACTATTACCGGATTTTGGCGTGAACGCTCTGAAACCGGAACAGAAGGAAATAATTAGCAATATTACAAAGAAGAAAGATTGCATTGCTGTCTTGCCAACTGGGTTTGGAAAGTCGTTGCCATTCCAGGTTTACGCTGCAGCTCAGAAACGAACTAGTCGTGAGGCTGGACATGTACTCGTATGTTCGCCATTGATAGGCCTGATGAAGGACCAGACCAAAAAGCTGTCTCGTATCAGTTACTTAAGCGTTGGCTACAAAG aatattGGGCAGACATCTATTTTATAAAGCGACATTTTGCTCAGTGGCTCCAGGCCAGTGACAGTTGGCAGTGCGTAAATGAATCGATGTTACCAGATAATTGCAGGGAAAATGCATCGTAA
- the LOC125679958 gene encoding ATP-dependent DNA helicase RecQ-like isoform X3, producing MAAPTIENIVEELLPDFGVNALKPEQKEIISNITKKKDCIAVLPTGFGKSLPFQVYAAAQKRTSREAGHVLVCSPLIGLMKDQTKKLSRISYLSVGYKEN from the coding sequence ATGGCGGCGCCTACAATCGAAAACATTGTCGAAGAACTATTACCGGATTTTGGCGTGAACGCTCTGAAACCGGAACAGAAGGAAATAATTAGCAATATTACAAAGAAGAAAGATTGCATTGCTGTCTTGCCAACTGGGTTTGGAAAGTCGTTGCCATTCCAGGTTTACGCTGCAGCTCAGAAACGAACTAGTCGTGAGGCTGGACATGTACTCGTATGTTCGCCATTGATAGGCCTGATGAAGGACCAGACCAAAAAGCTGTCTCGTATCAGTTACTTAAGCGTTGGCTACAAAG